One window from the genome of Echinicola vietnamensis DSM 17526 encodes:
- a CDS encoding TolC family protein — MKTSFASSIILLLVLNLFFWQCSPKITPYEPPIAEPQAFSSSGMDSVSARWWEAFDDPELNRLMDSSFSNNLDLISIWYQLQEARSIRKIQSSLLLPDIEGSARTAISRPQPDFAGGENTQIGVSANYEVDLWGRIRAGVQAEDFRLQASYFDYQTAAMTLSSQIATTWFQLITAKKQLNLAKEQIAINEKIIKLIKVRFGAGQVKGVDILRQQQLVEEAKNQQLLYETDLEVLKNQLAVLTGVAPQNFTISAKDSLPPLPPHPQTGLPLELVRRRPDLQRAYHQLMAADRDMAVAVRNKFPRLSFNLSGQTRSNTYPELFNDWAYTLGANLVAPLLYWGRLRAEVDRTEAIKNQQLHNYGQSVLIAFQEVENALIREKKQAERLKVIDKRITMASNVQKQLQIEYINGLTEYINGLTEYLDILVSLDEQQQLEREKIQLKQQVFESRIALYRALAGNFDLEFQDDQPDNQHINEP; from the coding sequence GTGAAAACCTCTTTTGCGAGCAGCATTATACTCCTGCTGGTCTTAAACCTGTTTTTTTGGCAGTGTTCACCAAAAATCACTCCCTATGAGCCACCCATAGCCGAGCCTCAGGCTTTTTCATCTTCCGGAATGGACAGTGTATCTGCCCGTTGGTGGGAGGCTTTTGACGATCCCGAGCTGAACAGGCTGATGGACAGCTCCTTCTCGAACAACCTCGACCTGATCAGCATCTGGTACCAACTTCAGGAGGCCCGGTCCATTCGTAAAATACAGTCTTCATTGCTGCTGCCCGATATTGAGGGCAGTGCTCGAACGGCCATAAGCCGACCTCAACCTGATTTTGCAGGAGGGGAAAACACACAGATAGGCGTATCGGCAAATTACGAGGTGGACCTGTGGGGAAGGATCCGGGCAGGTGTGCAGGCAGAGGACTTTAGGCTTCAGGCGTCCTACTTTGATTACCAAACAGCGGCCATGACCCTTTCTTCACAGATTGCCACCACTTGGTTCCAGCTGATCACCGCCAAAAAACAACTGAACCTGGCCAAGGAGCAAATTGCCATTAACGAAAAGATCATCAAACTGATAAAAGTGCGGTTCGGAGCCGGCCAAGTCAAGGGGGTGGACATCCTACGGCAGCAGCAATTGGTCGAGGAGGCCAAAAACCAACAGCTCCTTTACGAAACGGACCTGGAAGTCCTAAAAAACCAACTGGCCGTGCTGACCGGGGTGGCTCCGCAAAACTTCACCATTTCGGCCAAGGACAGCCTGCCGCCCCTTCCCCCGCATCCCCAAACCGGACTCCCCCTCGAACTGGTAAGGCGTCGGCCTGATCTCCAAAGGGCTTACCACCAATTGATGGCTGCCGATCGGGACATGGCCGTCGCGGTAAGGAACAAGTTTCCCCGGCTGTCCTTCAACCTCTCCGGCCAAACGCGCTCCAATACCTATCCCGAACTCTTTAACGATTGGGCCTATACCTTGGGGGCCAATTTGGTCGCTCCTTTGCTCTACTGGGGCAGGTTGCGTGCAGAAGTGGACCGTACCGAAGCCATCAAGAACCAACAACTCCACAATTATGGGCAATCGGTCCTGATAGCCTTTCAGGAAGTAGAAAATGCCCTGATCCGGGAAAAGAAACAGGCAGAGCGGCTGAAAGTGATCGATAAACGCATCACCATGGCCAGTAATGTCCAAAAGCAATTGCAGATCGAATACATCAATGGATTGACCGAATACATCAATGGATTGACCGAATACTTGGATATTCTGGTCTCTCTGGACGAACAACAGCAGTTGGAACGTGAAAAAATCCAGCTCAAACAACAAGTCTTTGAATCCAGGATAGCCCTTTACCGGGCCTTGGCGGGAAACTTTGACCTGGAATTCCAAGATGACCAACCCGATAACCAGCACATAAATGAGCCATAA
- a CDS encoding efflux RND transporter permease subunit → MKKRHVDTEQKGIIAYMATHSLAANILMLLLVGGGIYTMFTIQKEVFPQFQLDFVNVSVVYPGAAPEEVEQGILMPVEEAIRGIQGIKEITSTANEGSAQISIELVAGTNRMKAFQDIDQAVNRIRTFPDDIEEPEVVLQDRQRDVMQLSLYGNVDIWTLRKLAERLRNRLLSQPEITQVSLDNVPDYETRIEIPRHNLRKYQLTLGQVANLVDQSSRDVPAGAIETNSGEILLRMKERKQWAREFGDINIASSPSGAQVKLRDIATITDGFEETGFHGQFNQTPAVSMEIFRVGDQSPLDIEELVYELLDDFQLPPGVAYRIDSNRAEDYRERLSLLTENGLMAIVIVLVILALFLEYRLAFWVMIGMVISFIGGITFLPWIGVSVNMISMFGFLVVLGIVVDDAIVVGENVFEYRQKGYGIMDAAIKGTKDVAQPVLFSILTTIIAFFPLLYIPGETGKFWWPLPAVVIVILSVSLIEALFILPSHLGHIKRRQKKGIILKLETYQAKFAKGFDWFIESYYHPFLDKCLEFKYITLSIALGLFVVVGGYGLSDHMGIILMPEVAADEIEAGIRLPVGTTPDQAAAVAEEVTTATRKMFEEHNLYEVAEGIKTNVRGQNFIDVEIVMLPPDQRDISAREIIALWRDNIGDIRGVDQITFEAERGPGGARQAISVDLSHTDIAVLEKASKAFVDKMNTFENTRDVSDNYNKGKVQYDFKLLPQGRNLGLTSSEVGRQVRNAFFGALAMRQLRGNNEVEVRVKLPLEERKDIRNLEDFIIRTASGVEVPLMDVVEVVQKEAFTSINRRDGRRVVNVGMDVEPSNAVSRVLASINESVLPQLRADFPGLTWTFEGSQADMRESTDSLWGTFTMALLLIYALLALAFGNYTQPLIVMTAIPFGVVGAVIGHILLGYDLSLVSLMGMIALAGVVVNDSLIMVDYANKMRRDLPVFDAIHEAGLRRFRPIVLTTLTTFGGLTPIILETSSQAFYLIPMAISLGFGIVFATSIILVIVPCLYLSLEDVKGLAGKIGQEH, encoded by the coding sequence TTGAAAAAGCGCCACGTCGATACCGAACAAAAGGGCATCATTGCCTACATGGCCACCCACTCCCTGGCGGCCAATATCTTGATGCTACTACTGGTGGGCGGTGGGATCTACACGATGTTCACCATCCAGAAGGAAGTGTTTCCCCAATTTCAACTTGATTTTGTGAATGTATCGGTAGTGTATCCCGGAGCCGCCCCCGAAGAGGTGGAGCAGGGCATCCTGATGCCGGTGGAAGAGGCCATTCGGGGCATCCAAGGGATCAAGGAAATCACCTCCACCGCAAATGAAGGCTCCGCACAGATCAGCATCGAGCTGGTGGCCGGCACCAATCGGATGAAGGCCTTCCAGGACATCGACCAGGCGGTCAACCGGATCCGCACCTTTCCGGATGACATTGAAGAACCCGAAGTCGTCCTACAGGACCGACAGCGCGATGTAATGCAGCTTTCCCTGTACGGAAACGTGGATATTTGGACGCTGCGCAAACTGGCTGAGCGATTGAGAAACCGGCTCTTGAGCCAACCGGAAATCACCCAGGTCAGCTTGGACAATGTGCCCGATTATGAAACCCGCATCGAAATCCCCCGCCACAACCTTCGGAAGTACCAGCTCACCTTGGGGCAAGTAGCCAATTTAGTGGACCAATCCAGCAGGGACGTTCCTGCCGGCGCCATTGAGACCAACTCCGGAGAGATCCTCCTCAGGATGAAAGAACGAAAACAGTGGGCAAGGGAATTTGGGGACATCAACATTGCCTCCTCTCCATCAGGTGCACAGGTAAAGCTCCGGGACATCGCCACCATTACCGATGGCTTTGAGGAAACGGGCTTTCATGGTCAGTTTAACCAAACACCAGCGGTCAGTATGGAAATCTTCCGGGTAGGCGACCAATCTCCACTGGACATCGAAGAGTTGGTTTACGAGCTCCTCGATGACTTCCAGTTGCCTCCTGGAGTAGCTTATCGGATCGACAGCAACAGGGCCGAAGACTACCGGGAGCGTCTTTCCCTGCTCACGGAAAACGGACTGATGGCCATCGTCATCGTATTGGTGATACTTGCGCTGTTTTTGGAATACCGTTTGGCCTTCTGGGTAATGATCGGCATGGTCATCTCCTTTATCGGTGGCATCACCTTTTTGCCGTGGATCGGCGTAAGCGTCAACATGATTTCGATGTTTGGCTTTCTGGTGGTCCTGGGCATTGTGGTGGACGATGCCATTGTGGTTGGCGAAAACGTCTTTGAATACCGCCAAAAGGGCTATGGTATCATGGATGCCGCCATCAAGGGCACCAAAGATGTGGCCCAACCCGTACTGTTCAGTATCCTGACGACGATCATTGCCTTTTTTCCCTTACTCTACATTCCCGGGGAGACCGGAAAGTTTTGGTGGCCGCTTCCGGCAGTGGTGATTGTCATTCTCAGCGTTTCCCTGATTGAAGCGCTTTTCATCCTCCCCTCCCATTTGGGCCATATCAAGCGTCGCCAGAAAAAGGGAATCATCCTGAAGCTGGAGACTTACCAAGCTAAATTTGCCAAAGGCTTCGATTGGTTTATCGAAAGCTACTACCATCCATTTCTGGACAAATGCCTGGAATTTAAATACATCACCCTAAGCATCGCCTTGGGGCTCTTCGTGGTGGTAGGCGGATATGGGCTAAGCGATCACATGGGCATTATCTTGATGCCGGAAGTGGCCGCAGATGAAATCGAGGCGGGGATCAGGCTTCCTGTGGGCACCACGCCAGACCAAGCCGCAGCAGTGGCGGAGGAAGTGACCACGGCCACCAGAAAGATGTTTGAGGAACACAACCTGTACGAAGTGGCCGAAGGAATCAAGACCAATGTTCGGGGGCAGAACTTCATCGACGTGGAAATCGTCATGCTTCCGCCCGACCAACGGGACATTTCCGCCCGGGAGATCATCGCCCTTTGGCGAGACAATATCGGTGATATCCGGGGTGTGGACCAGATCACCTTTGAGGCAGAAAGGGGCCCGGGAGGTGCTCGACAAGCCATCAGCGTGGACCTCAGCCATACGGACATTGCCGTGCTGGAAAAAGCCAGCAAGGCATTTGTCGATAAGATGAACACCTTCGAAAACACCCGGGACGTCAGCGACAACTACAATAAGGGAAAGGTACAGTACGACTTTAAGTTGCTGCCGCAAGGGAGAAACCTCGGCCTTACTTCTTCCGAGGTGGGCAGGCAGGTCCGGAATGCCTTTTTTGGAGCTTTGGCCATGCGGCAGCTCAGGGGCAATAACGAAGTGGAAGTCCGTGTCAAGCTGCCCTTGGAGGAACGAAAGGATATCCGTAACCTGGAGGACTTTATCATTCGGACAGCATCAGGCGTGGAAGTCCCCTTAATGGATGTCGTGGAAGTGGTCCAAAAAGAAGCCTTTACCTCTATCAACCGCCGGGATGGCCGCCGCGTGGTCAATGTAGGCATGGACGTAGAGCCTTCCAATGCCGTCAGCAGGGTGTTGGCTTCCATAAACGAATCGGTCCTCCCCCAACTGCGGGCAGATTTTCCCGGGCTTACATGGACTTTCGAAGGAAGCCAAGCAGACATGCGGGAATCCACCGACTCCCTGTGGGGAACCTTCACCATGGCCCTCTTGCTCATATACGCGCTATTGGCCTTGGCCTTCGGCAATTACACCCAGCCGCTGATCGTCATGACGGCCATTCCTTTCGGGGTGGTCGGTGCCGTGATCGGACATATTTTGCTGGGGTATGACCTCTCCTTGGTCAGCCTGATGGGCATGATTGCACTGGCAGGGGTAGTGGTAAACGACTCCTTGATCATGGTGGATTATGCCAATAAAATGAGAAGAGACCTTCCTGTTTTTGATGCTATCCACGAGGCAGGATTACGGCGTTTCAGGCCCATCGTCCTGACCACCTTGACCACCTTTGGTGGGCTTACGCCCATTATTTTGGAAACTTCCAGTCAAGCCTTTTATTTGATTCCCATGGCCATATCCCTGGGCTTCGGTATCGTCTTTGCCACCTCCATCATTTTGGTGATCGTGCCCTGCCTTTACCTTTCCCTTGAGGATGTCAAAGGGCTGGCAGGTAAAATTGGGCAGGAGCATTAA
- a CDS encoding efflux RND transporter periplasmic adaptor subunit encodes MSHKKTLFIVVGILTASALVVLLIFFTEPTAQSEGATKTTAMLVSVEEVSSGTFVPEFITTGTVQAVDNVSLSAQVNGEVIERMAEFVPGGLVKKGEVLLKINPADYQNQLALRQSELAQAETNLQIEMGRQKIAEQDLSLISGDTLSEKEQSLVLRKPQLEAINAQIQSARAAVDQASLNLRRTVIRAPFDAQIITQNVTLGSQVSVGDDLGRLVGTEAYWVQVTLPVRDLKWLHFPAGDHQKGDTVKIKNTSSWEPEEYRTGYLYRQIGALDPQTRLARIIIKVPDPLASQSQDYRPKLLIDEFVEVSIKGSPVKEVVRLNRDYLRSNETVWVMENGKLSIRKVRIQLMDAHYAYISEGLQQGEKVVTTNISTVTNGVPLRVEQDSTHNPSHP; translated from the coding sequence ATGAGCCATAAAAAGACCCTTTTCATTGTTGTAGGAATATTGACTGCCTCCGCGTTGGTGGTATTGTTGATATTTTTTACCGAGCCTACTGCCCAAAGCGAAGGAGCCACCAAGACCACGGCCATGCTCGTCAGCGTCGAGGAAGTCAGCAGTGGCACCTTTGTCCCGGAATTCATCACCACGGGGACCGTTCAGGCCGTGGACAACGTCAGCTTAAGCGCTCAAGTAAACGGTGAGGTAATTGAGCGGATGGCGGAATTTGTCCCCGGTGGACTGGTAAAAAAGGGCGAGGTGCTCCTAAAAATAAATCCTGCCGATTACCAAAACCAGCTGGCCTTGCGCCAAAGTGAACTGGCCCAGGCAGAAACCAACTTGCAGATCGAGATGGGAAGGCAAAAGATTGCCGAACAGGACCTGTCCCTGATCAGCGGCGACACCCTTTCGGAAAAAGAACAGTCCCTGGTCCTTCGAAAGCCCCAACTCGAAGCCATCAATGCCCAAATCCAATCTGCCAGAGCAGCGGTGGACCAAGCTAGCCTAAACCTTCGACGAACCGTCATCAGGGCTCCTTTTGATGCACAGATCATCACCCAAAATGTCACGTTGGGATCTCAAGTGAGTGTCGGTGATGACTTGGGCAGGTTGGTCGGCACTGAGGCTTACTGGGTGCAGGTCACCCTACCGGTGAGGGACTTGAAATGGCTTCACTTCCCCGCTGGAGACCACCAAAAAGGCGATACCGTAAAAATCAAAAATACCAGCTCCTGGGAGCCGGAGGAGTACCGCACAGGTTACCTTTACCGCCAGATCGGAGCACTCGACCCACAGACCCGACTGGCCCGCATCATCATCAAGGTTCCCGATCCCCTGGCCAGTCAATCCCAAGACTACCGGCCAAAGCTGCTGATTGATGAATTTGTGGAAGTCTCCATCAAGGGCAGCCCGGTAAAAGAAGTAGTGAGGTTAAACCGGGATTACCTGCGGAGCAACGAAACCGTATGGGTCATGGAAAACGGTAAACTCTCCATCCGAAAGGTTCGGATCCAGCTGATGGACGCCCACTATGCCTACATTTCTGAAGGACTGCAGCAAGGCGAAAAAGTGGTAACGACCAATATCAGTACCGTCACCAATGGCGTGCCGCTTCGGGTCGAGCAGGACAGCACCCATAACCCTTCACATCCTTGA